A genome region from Bufo gargarizans isolate SCDJY-AF-19 chromosome 2, ASM1485885v1, whole genome shotgun sequence includes the following:
- the IL11 gene encoding interleukin-11, with protein MKSTFYQIILAIMSICEGIWSIPLIKPKPSDPKAEFDSVLSMAKHLLSDTKHLYNNFKTKYPYEGEHKLESLPVLSINAAELSTIQIPAGLTKLSSELFIYQKHFDWLKKAAHVVRPLDHEFTSIHNRIDKLVKKIDFLMTKMNIARVSDPPLPQLPNTTTQWGVVQTGHAIFHHFHLFLDYTTRLVVLMKNKL; from the exons GCACCTTCTACCAGATAATTCTAGCTATTATGAGTATATGTGAAGGAATATGGTCAATTCCTCTTATAAAACCAAAGCCTTCAGACCCCAAAGCAGAATTTGACAGTGTATTGAGCATGGCAAAGCATCTTTTAAGCGATACCAAGCATCTGTACAACAACTTT AAAACCAAGTATCCTTATGAAGGAGAGCACAAGTTAGAAAGCTTACCTGTACTCTCTATCAATGCTGCAGAATTGTCTACTATTCAG ATTCCAGCCGGTTTAACGAAGCTCAGCTCAGAATTGTTCATATATCAGAAGCATTTTGATTGGCTGAAGAAAGCCGCACACGTTGTCCGCCCCTTAGACCATGAATTTACCAGCATCCACAATCGTATTGACAAGCTGGTGAAAAAAATTGACTTCTTG ATGACAAAGATGAACATTGCACGTGTTAGTGACCCTCCTTTGCCGCAGCTTCCTAACACAACCACCCAGTGGGGTGTAGTGCAAACTGGCCATGCCATATTCCACCACTTTCACCTCTTCTTGGATTATACAACACGTCTTGTCGTTCTGATGAAAAATAAGTTGTAG